The Kineococcus mangrovi region GCCGTCCGCTCGCTGCTGGAGGCGCTCGTGCCGCGCCTGGGGACGACCGTCGTCCTCGACGCCCTCGGGCTGGCCCCGGTGACGGCTGACGTCACCTTCCTGCACCACCTCGACGGGCGGGCCGTCCTGACGCCGAACCTCGCCGAGCTGGCGATCGTGCTCGACGCCGACCCCGAGGAGGTCGAGGGTGACGTGGGCGCCGCGGCGCGCGAGCTGGCCCGGCGCAGCCGCTGCACGGTGGCCGCCGGCGGCGGGGAGTCGTGGGTGGCGGCGCCGGACGGCCGGTCCTGGCGGGACGCCTCCGGCGGGGCCGGGCTGGGCGTCTCGGGGTCCGGTGACGTGCTGTCCGGGATCATCACGGGCCTGTGCGCCCGGGGCGCCGACCCGACCCAGGCCGCCGTCTGGGGCGTCCACCTGCACGGCAGGGCCGGTGACCGCCTCGCCAGCGCGGTGGGGCGGCTGGGGTTCCTGGCCCGCGAGCTGCCCGCGCAGGTGCCGGGGGTGCTCGCCGAGGTCGAGGCCTGAGGGCCTCGTCCCGGGCGGGCGACGTCAGGCGAGGAGCGCGGTGGCCGTCGGCACGACGTCGGCGGCCGGGACCTGCAGGCGCCAGCTCGTGGCCGAGCGGTTGGCGCACGTGTCGGGGTCGCCCCCGGCACCGGCCCACGTCTGCGGCTGGGCGGTCACCTTCCAGGCGTCGCCGCCCTGCTGGCGGGCGCGGGCGGCCAGCGCGGCGTCGCCGGCGCGCAGGGCGGCGGACACGATGACGTCCACGGCGCGCCCCAGGGAACGGGCGTCGTAGAAGGAGACGGTGCAACCGCCCTCGGAGACCTCGGTGGCCACGAGGATGCAGCCGGACTCGACGAGCGCGGCGTGC contains the following coding sequences:
- a CDS encoding NAD(P)H-hydrate dehydratase produces the protein MSPAPGAVTVTSAVLREWPLPPPGVGKESRGRTVVLGGSVRTPGAVLLAAESALRSGAGKLQVATTAGTAVALGVALPEALVLGLPETGEGAIDPVCADDEDLTELVGGAHAALLGVGAVGERAVRSLLEALVPRLGTTVVLDALGLAPVTADVTFLHHLDGRAVLTPNLAELAIVLDADPEEVEGDVGAAARELARRSRCTVAAGGGESWVAAPDGRSWRDASGGAGLGVSGSGDVLSGIITGLCARGADPTQAAVWGVHLHGRAGDRLASAVGRLGFLARELPAQVPGVLAEVEA